In Mesoplodon densirostris isolate mMesDen1 chromosome 5, mMesDen1 primary haplotype, whole genome shotgun sequence, a single window of DNA contains:
- the UPK1B gene encoding uroplakin-1b, with protein MAKDDSTVRCFQGLLIFGNVIIGMCGIALTAECIFFVSDQHSLYPLLEATDNDDMYGAAWIGMFVGICLFCLSVLGTVGIMKSNRKLLLVYFILMFIVYSFEVASCITAATQRDFFTPNLFLKQMLERYQNNSPPNNDDQWKNHGVTKTWDRLMLQDNCCGVNGPSDWQKYTSAFRTENNDADYPWPRQCCVMNNLKEPLNLEACKLGVPGYYHNQGCYELISGPMNRHAWGVAWFGFAILCWTFWVLLGTMFYWSRIEY; from the exons ATGGCCAAAGATGACTCCACTGTTCGGTGCTTCCAGGGCCTGCTGATTTTTGGAAATGTGATTATTGGT ATGTGCGGCATCGCCCTGACTGCTGAGTGCATCTTCTTCGTATCCGACCAACACAGCCTCTACCCGCTGCTTGAAGCCACTGATAATGATGACATGTACGGGGCAGCCTGGATTGGCATGTTTGTCGGCATCTGCCTCTTCTGCCTGTCTGTCCTGGGCACTGTAGGCATCATGAAGTCCAACAGGAAACTTCTTCTGGTG TATTTCATTCTGATGTTTATTGTATATAGCTTTGAAGTGGCATCTTGTATCACAGCAGCAACACAACGAGACTTT TTCACACCCAACCTCTTCCTGAAGCAGATGCTGGAGAGGTACCAAAACAACAGTCCTCCAAACAATGATGACCAGTGGAAAAACCATGGAGTCACCAAGACCTGGGACAGGCTCATGCTCCAG GACAACTGCTGTGGTGTAAATGGACCATCAGACTGGCAGAAATACACCTCTGCTTTCCGGACTGAGAATAACGATGCCGACTACCCCTGGCCTCGTCAGTGCTGTGTTATGAACAACCTTAAAGAACCTCTCAACCTGGAGGCCTGCAAACTAGGGGTACCTGGCTACTATCACAATCAG GGCTGCTATGAACTGATCTCTGGACCAATGAACCGACATGCCTGGGGGGTTGCGTGGTTTGGATTTGCCATTCTCTGTTGGACT